The Hyphomicrobium sp. MC1 genome window below encodes:
- a CDS encoding TfoX/Sxy family protein gives MSSANDDLLQILKDALEREGFVRGGRMFGGVGVYFDGTFFAIITGGTIYLKTSEGMRARFEAERSQPFSYQTKSGRTQLTSYWRLPERLLDDVDELRDWARASIDAAREFAASKQRKPTTAKPKAARKTKSAARSSR, from the coding sequence ATGTCCTCCGCGAACGATGATCTGCTTCAAATCCTGAAAGATGCTCTGGAACGCGAAGGTTTCGTGCGCGGTGGGCGCATGTTCGGCGGCGTTGGTGTTTATTTTGACGGCACGTTCTTCGCCATCATCACCGGCGGCACGATCTATTTGAAGACCTCTGAAGGAATGCGAGCGCGGTTCGAGGCGGAGCGCTCGCAGCCGTTCTCCTACCAGACCAAAAGCGGAAGGACGCAGCTTACGTCTTATTGGCGGCTGCCGGAGCGCCTGCTCGACGACGTCGATGAATTGAGGGATTGGGCGCGTGCATCCATTGATGCCGCGCGTGAGTTCGCTGCTAGCAAACAGCGGAAGCCGACAACCGCAAAGCCCAAAGCAGCGCGAAAGACAAAATCGGCCGCCCGATCATCCCGTTGA
- the sufC gene encoding Fe-S cluster assembly ATPase SufC encodes MLEIKNLHVKLADEDREILKGLSLTVPKGEVHAIMGPNGSGKSTLAYVLAGRDGYEVTGGDILWNGESIIDMEPDERAAKGVFLAFQYPMEIPGVAGLTFLRTALNSVRKKRGEAELTTPAFLKLVKEKGAKLNIDVDMLKRPVNVGFSGGEKKRSEILQMALLEPTLCVLDETDSGLDIDALRIVSEGVNALRDKDRAFVVITHYQRLLNYIVPDKVHVLADGRIQKTGGKELALELEKSGYAEYTHKAA; translated from the coding sequence ATGCTTGAAATCAAAAACCTGCACGTGAAGCTCGCGGATGAAGATCGTGAGATTCTTAAAGGCCTGTCGCTCACAGTGCCGAAGGGCGAAGTGCACGCGATCATGGGGCCGAACGGATCGGGCAAGTCGACGCTTGCCTATGTTCTTGCTGGCCGCGACGGCTACGAGGTCACCGGCGGCGACATTCTCTGGAACGGCGAGTCGATCATCGACATGGAACCCGATGAGCGGGCTGCGAAGGGCGTCTTCCTCGCGTTCCAGTATCCGATGGAAATTCCGGGCGTCGCCGGGCTGACGTTCCTGCGCACGGCGCTCAATTCCGTTCGGAAGAAGCGCGGTGAAGCGGAACTCACGACGCCTGCGTTCCTGAAGCTCGTGAAGGAAAAGGGCGCGAAGCTCAACATCGACGTGGATATGTTGAAGCGCCCTGTCAACGTGGGCTTCTCAGGCGGCGAGAAGAAGCGCTCGGAAATCCTGCAGATGGCGCTGTTGGAGCCGACGCTGTGCGTGCTCGATGAAACCGATTCCGGTCTCGACATCGATGCGCTGCGCATCGTCTCTGAGGGCGTCAACGCCCTGCGCGACAAGGACCGCGCGTTCGTCGTCATTACGCACTATCAGCGGCTGTTGAACTATATCGTGCCGGACAAGGTGCACGTCCTTGCCGATGGCCGCATCCAGAAGACAGGCGGCAAAGAGCTGGCGCTCGAACTCGAGAAGTCCGGCTACGCGGAATACACGCACAAGGCGGCTTAA
- the sufD gene encoding Fe-S cluster assembly protein SufD, producing MNVAVMKTKAEQAISESFEAAAGKLPGTDVVRERRAQAIGAFSGLGLPHRRIEEWKYTDLRANVKDIFPAALDDATPLTIAELIVALGPLAHVDAHRIVFVNGHHRAGLSDFADAAGFEVAALGELLATATEDVSAALVSTPEGGDAIETLNTAFMTDGAVVRVTEGASVAKPLLIVFVRAGAEASSVAVRNFVTVEAGASASVIEAHVVLPGAEQDVQLNALTDVVVGKGATLHHAKVAVDEGKALHLSNCDVTLDADATYRSFQFSAGLGLARNGLNVIFEGEGGKIDLSGAYLARRAEHIDTTLVVDHAVPRCESRELFKGVLEDHGRGVFQGKIIVRPDAQKTDGKQMSQALMLSEDAEFDSKPELEIYADDVVCGHGTTAAELDPDLLFYCRSRGIPEKEARALMIESFIGEAIEKVENEQLRGALAAYATQWLGRSAGR from the coding sequence ATGAACGTTGCAGTGATGAAGACGAAAGCCGAACAGGCCATTTCGGAAAGCTTCGAGGCTGCGGCCGGAAAGCTGCCGGGAACCGATGTCGTGCGTGAGCGGCGCGCGCAAGCGATCGGGGCTTTCAGTGGCCTTGGCCTGCCTCATCGGCGCATCGAGGAATGGAAATACACCGATCTTCGCGCCAACGTGAAAGACATCTTTCCCGCTGCCCTCGACGACGCAACGCCGTTGACGATCGCGGAATTGATTGTGGCGCTCGGGCCGTTGGCCCACGTCGATGCGCATCGGATCGTTTTCGTGAATGGTCACCATCGGGCAGGGCTTAGCGATTTTGCCGACGCGGCAGGCTTCGAGGTTGCGGCGCTTGGCGAGTTGTTGGCAACGGCGACGGAAGACGTGAGTGCGGCTCTCGTTTCCACTCCGGAGGGCGGCGATGCGATTGAAACGCTCAATACGGCCTTCATGACCGACGGCGCCGTCGTGCGCGTGACGGAAGGCGCGTCAGTCGCAAAGCCGCTGTTGATCGTTTTCGTTCGAGCAGGCGCCGAGGCTTCTTCAGTTGCCGTGCGCAATTTCGTGACGGTTGAAGCCGGTGCGTCGGCGAGCGTGATCGAAGCGCACGTCGTTCTGCCGGGCGCTGAGCAGGACGTGCAGCTCAACGCGCTGACGGATGTCGTCGTTGGCAAGGGCGCGACGCTGCATCATGCAAAGGTCGCGGTCGATGAGGGGAAGGCTCTGCATCTGTCGAATTGCGATGTAACGCTCGATGCCGATGCAACTTATCGCAGCTTCCAGTTTTCGGCTGGGCTCGGTCTGGCGCGTAATGGCCTCAACGTCATTTTCGAGGGCGAGGGCGGCAAGATCGATCTCTCCGGCGCCTATCTCGCGCGGCGGGCGGAGCATATCGATACGACGCTCGTCGTCGATCATGCGGTGCCGCGCTGTGAGAGCCGCGAACTATTCAAAGGCGTGCTGGAAGATCACGGTCGTGGCGTGTTCCAGGGCAAGATCATTGTTCGCCCTGATGCGCAGAAGACTGACGGTAAGCAGATGTCGCAAGCGCTGATGCTGTCGGAAGATGCCGAATTCGATTCGAAGCCTGAGCTCGAGATTTACGCCGACGACGTCGTCTGCGGCCACGGCACGACGGCGGCGGAACTCGATCCCGATCTTCTGTTCTATTGCCGTTCGCGCGGCATTCCGGAGAAAGAGGCGCGGGCGCTGATGATCGAATCCTTTATTGGTGAAGCCATCGAGAAGGTTGAAAACGAGCAGCTTCGAGGTGCGCTAGCGGCTTACGCTACGCAGTGGCTCGGGCGCTCGGCGGGCCGATAG
- a CDS encoding DEAD/DEAH box helicase, giving the protein METKTFADLGLSPKVQAAIAAAGYVAPTPIQAAAIPVAVTGRDVLGIAQTGTGKTASFTLPMITRLETGRARARMPRSLILAPTRELAAQVAQSFEKYGVNHKLSLALLIGGVSMDDQVKKLDRGVDVLIATPGRLLDHFGRGRVMLMGVEILVIDEADRMLDMGFIPDIEKICKLLPPRRQTLFFSATMPPEITRLVNQFLNNPERIEVAKPATTAKTITQRFVYCQNGEDWAKREVLRDMIRDGNVKNAIIFCNRKRDVAVLHKSLTKHGFNAGALHGDMDQTSRMETLDKFRAGEIMLLAASDVAARGLDIPEVSHVFNFDLPWAADDYVHRIGRTGRAGHEGHSISLVSPDDLKFVKDIEKITGETAVWLGEPPSEEDIAGAGKRRRGRGGRGQASGGREKSAKPQHRGSEHGRREQKPSADKQPRSHAPSRDNEAPRAHGRGEQPPSPSRQHAQPRREHPQRSAHRNEQPTVDAWTDEPKAPRRPERAPEKRQAAQEQPRSKAPPPPQKGGERLGFAENMPAFMRKPARPIKVPGRG; this is encoded by the coding sequence TTGGAAACCAAGACGTTCGCTGACCTGGGGCTCTCGCCCAAGGTTCAAGCCGCCATCGCGGCTGCGGGTTACGTCGCGCCAACCCCGATTCAAGCCGCTGCTATTCCCGTCGCCGTGACCGGCCGAGACGTTCTCGGCATTGCTCAGACGGGCACCGGCAAGACCGCCTCCTTCACCTTACCGATGATCACACGCCTCGAAACGGGCCGCGCACGCGCGCGAATGCCCCGCTCATTGATCCTCGCGCCGACGCGAGAACTCGCCGCTCAGGTCGCGCAGAGCTTCGAGAAATACGGCGTCAATCACAAGCTGTCGCTCGCGCTGCTGATCGGCGGCGTCTCGATGGACGACCAGGTGAAGAAGCTCGACCGCGGCGTCGATGTTCTCATCGCCACCCCCGGCCGGTTGCTCGACCATTTCGGCCGCGGCCGCGTCATGCTGATGGGCGTCGAAATTCTCGTCATCGACGAAGCCGATCGCATGCTCGACATGGGCTTCATTCCCGACATCGAGAAGATCTGCAAGCTGCTGCCGCCGCGCCGCCAGACGCTCTTCTTCTCGGCGACGATGCCGCCCGAGATCACACGCCTCGTCAATCAGTTCCTGAACAATCCCGAACGCATCGAAGTCGCCAAGCCAGCAACAACGGCAAAGACGATCACGCAGCGGTTCGTCTATTGCCAGAACGGCGAAGACTGGGCCAAACGCGAAGTCCTGCGTGACATGATCCGCGACGGCAACGTCAAGAATGCGATCATCTTCTGCAACCGCAAGCGCGATGTCGCGGTGCTCCATAAATCGCTGACCAAGCACGGCTTCAACGCCGGCGCGTTGCATGGCGACATGGACCAGACGAGCCGCATGGAGACGCTCGACAAATTCCGCGCTGGCGAGATCATGCTGCTGGCAGCGTCCGACGTTGCGGCACGCGGTCTCGATATTCCGGAGGTCTCGCACGTCTTCAACTTCGATCTGCCGTGGGCAGCCGATGACTACGTGCATCGCATCGGCCGCACCGGCCGCGCCGGACACGAAGGACATTCCATTTCCCTCGTCAGTCCGGATGATTTGAAGTTCGTGAAAGACATCGAAAAGATCACAGGTGAAACGGCCGTTTGGCTTGGCGAACCTCCATCGGAGGAAGACATCGCCGGAGCCGGAAAGCGCCGCCGCGGTCGCGGTGGACGCGGCCAAGCCTCGGGCGGTCGCGAGAAGTCGGCCAAGCCGCAGCACCGTGGTTCTGAGCACGGTCGTCGCGAGCAGAAGCCGTCGGCGGACAAGCAGCCGCGAAGCCATGCACCGTCGCGCGACAACGAAGCTCCGCGTGCTCATGGGCGCGGAGAGCAACCGCCGTCGCCAAGCCGTCAGCATGCGCAGCCGCGCCGCGAACATCCTCAGCGCTCAGCCCATCGCAACGAACAGCCGACGGTCGATGCCTGGACGGATGAGCCAAAAGCGCCGCGTCGCCCCGAGCGTGCGCCGGAGAAGCGGCAAGCGGCGCAAGAGCAGCCACGTAGCAAGGCCCCGCCTCCGCCGCAGAAGGGTGGCGAGCGCCTCGGCTTCGCTGAAAACATGCCGGCGTTCATGCGCAAGCCCGCCCGCCCAATAAAGGTCCCGGGCCGCGGCTGA
- a CDS encoding cysteine desulfurase encodes MGHEASIAASRSAASQAGLTGAPYDVERIRADFPILFREVNDKPLVYLDNGASAQKPLSVIEAMDHAYRYEYANVHRGLHFLSNTATDKYEAARETVRRFLNAEHADEIIFTRNATSAINLVSRSFGEPRIGQGDEIVITIMEHHANIVPWHFLRARNGAVLKWAPMTDRGELIIDKLEALITPRTKLVAVTHMSNVLGTINPVKEIIRIAHAKGVPVLIDGSQAAVHMGVDVRDLDADFYVFTGHKTYGPSGIGVLYGKRQLLQSMPPYEGGGDMIESVTLDNVTYNEPPHRFEAGTPMIVEAVGLAAALNYMMQIGREKIARYEAELGAYAAERLAELPWLKLYGTAPGKGAIFSFTIDGLHPHDVSTIIDRSGVAIRAGHHCAQPLMERLGVTATCRASFALYNTKAEADALVTALTKAHDLFA; translated from the coding sequence ATGGGACATGAAGCCAGCATTGCCGCTTCCCGAAGCGCCGCGTCGCAGGCGGGGCTCACCGGCGCGCCTTACGATGTCGAGCGCATTCGCGCGGATTTTCCGATCCTGTTTCGGGAAGTGAACGACAAGCCGCTCGTCTATCTCGACAATGGAGCGTCGGCGCAGAAACCGCTGTCCGTCATCGAGGCAATGGATCACGCGTATCGCTACGAGTACGCGAATGTGCATCGCGGGCTGCATTTCCTGTCGAACACAGCGACGGATAAATACGAAGCCGCACGCGAGACGGTGCGCCGGTTCCTCAACGCCGAGCATGCGGACGAGATTATCTTTACGCGCAATGCGACGAGCGCGATCAATCTCGTGTCGCGGTCATTCGGTGAGCCGAGGATCGGACAGGGCGACGAGATCGTCATCACGATCATGGAGCATCACGCCAACATCGTGCCGTGGCATTTCCTGCGCGCGCGCAACGGTGCGGTGCTGAAATGGGCGCCGATGACGGATCGCGGCGAGCTGATAATCGACAAGCTCGAGGCGCTTATTACGCCGCGCACGAAGCTTGTTGCCGTGACGCATATGTCGAACGTGCTCGGCACGATCAATCCGGTGAAGGAGATCATTCGTATCGCGCACGCCAAGGGCGTGCCGGTGCTGATCGACGGCAGCCAAGCGGCCGTGCACATGGGCGTCGACGTGCGCGATCTCGATGCGGATTTCTACGTCTTCACGGGGCACAAGACCTATGGCCCGTCGGGGATCGGCGTCCTGTATGGAAAGCGCCAGTTGTTGCAGTCCATGCCGCCGTACGAAGGTGGCGGCGACATGATCGAAAGCGTAACGCTCGATAACGTCACATATAACGAACCGCCGCACCGGTTCGAGGCCGGCACGCCGATGATCGTCGAAGCGGTCGGGCTGGCGGCGGCGCTGAATTACATGATGCAGATCGGGCGCGAGAAAATCGCCCGCTACGAAGCGGAGCTTGGCGCCTATGCCGCCGAGCGGCTGGCGGAGCTGCCGTGGCTCAAACTTTACGGCACGGCGCCGGGCAAAGGCGCGATCTTCTCGTTCACGATAGATGGGCTGCATCCGCACGACGTGTCGACGATCATCGACCGTTCGGGTGTGGCGATCCGGGCGGGGCATCACTGTGCGCAGCCCTTGATGGAGCGCCTGGGCGTGACTGCAACCTGCCGCGCGTCCTTCGCGTTGTACAACACAAAAGCCGAGGCTGATGCGCTGGTTACCGCGCTCACCAAGGCGCATGATCTTTTCGCGTAA
- a CDS encoding SUF system Fe-S cluster assembly protein: MDGKQIEDREALKTAVEALDAPPTLPPDGGVAPDPAAGVVSADGAPKGDGNASALPPEEIERLTNDIVAALKTVYDPEIPADIYELGLIYKVEVDDDRNVVVNMTLTAPGCPVAGEMPIWVENAVNAVPGVAGTRVNIVFDPPWDQSRMSDEARLAVGMF; this comes from the coding sequence ATGGATGGGAAGCAAATCGAAGACCGCGAGGCATTGAAGACGGCGGTGGAGGCGCTCGATGCGCCGCCGACGTTGCCGCCGGACGGTGGCGTTGCGCCGGACCCAGCAGCGGGTGTCGTATCGGCAGATGGTGCCCCCAAGGGTGACGGCAATGCATCGGCACTCCCGCCGGAAGAGATCGAGCGGCTGACGAACGATATCGTCGCCGCGCTCAAGACGGTTTACGATCCGGAAATTCCGGCGGACATTTACGAACTGGGCTTGATCTACAAGGTTGAGGTCGATGACGACCGCAATGTCGTGGTCAACATGACGTTGACGGCGCCGGGCTGTCCGGTCGCAGGTGAAATGCCGATCTGGGTTGAAAACGCCGTCAATGCCGTGCCGGGCGTCGCTGGAACCAGGGTCAATATCGTGTTCGATCCGCCCTGGGATCAAAGCCGGATGTCGGACGAAGCGCGGCTTGCGGTTGGAATGTTCTGA
- a CDS encoding iron-sulfur cluster assembly accessory protein yields the protein MTLTDTAAARVSALLAQKPGVKALKIGIKKGGCAGMEYTMTWAEEIGKFDEVIEDKGAVVLIDPAAIMYLIGTEMDYKTDKLSSQFVFNNPNQKSACGCGESVNLEPATPEGFAPVG from the coding sequence ATGACCTTGACCGACACCGCTGCGGCGCGCGTTTCTGCTCTGCTCGCGCAGAAGCCGGGTGTCAAGGCGTTGAAGATCGGGATCAAGAAGGGCGGCTGCGCGGGCATGGAATACACCATGACCTGGGCCGAAGAGATCGGGAAGTTCGACGAAGTCATCGAAGACAAAGGCGCGGTCGTGCTCATCGATCCGGCAGCGATCATGTATCTGATCGGCACGGAGATGGACTACAAGACCGACAAGCTGTCGTCGCAGTTCGTCTTCAACAATCCGAACCAGAAGAGCGCTTGTGGTTGCGGCGAGAGCGTCAACCTCGAACCGGCTACGCCGGAAGGGTTTGCGCCGGTCGGCTGA